One genomic segment of Theobroma cacao cultivar B97-61/B2 chromosome 6, Criollo_cocoa_genome_V2, whole genome shotgun sequence includes these proteins:
- the LOC18596040 gene encoding acid phosphatase 1 has translation MALFLFLFLATTLGISQGSDQDTVTHKIHLLRPQSGAAGNHVPGLSCLSWRLGVETNNVVGWITVPEECKEYVGHYMLGHQYRKDSRVVANQALLYAQSLSLARDCKDVWVFDIDETALSNLPYYAQHGFGVEPYNPTLFNKWVMEGKAPALPETLNLYKKLLSLGTKVVFLTGRPEYQRSVTANNLRKAGYQTWEKLILKGSSYSGKSAVVYKSSERKKLAMSGYKIIGNMGDQWSDLLGTDVGNRTFKMPDPMYYIS, from the exons ATGgcattgtttttatttctatttcttgCCACAACTCTAGGAATTTCACAGGGATCAGACCAGGACACTGTCACCCACAAAATTCACCTCCTCCGCCCACAATCCGGCGCCGCCGGTAACCATGTACCCGGCTTATCATGCCTGAGCTGGCGACTTGGCGTCGAAACTAATAACGTTGTAGGCTGGATTACTGTTCCGGAAGAGTGTAAGGAGTACGTGGGGCATTACATGTTAGGCCACCAATACAGAAAAGACTCGAGAGTGGTAGCTAATCAGGCTCTTCTCTACGCCCAAAGCCTCAGCCTGGCCAGAGACTGCAAGGACGTTTGGGTCTTCGACATAGATGAGACCGCCCTCTCCAACTTGCCTTATTATGCTCAGCATGGATTCGG GGTGGAGCCGTATAACCCCACTTTATTCAACAAATGGGTAATGGAAGGCAAAGCCCCAGCTTTGCCAGAAACTCTTAACCTGTACAAGAAGCTATTGTCTCTTGGGACCAAGGTGGTTTTCTTAACAGGAAGACCAGAATATCAAAGAAGTGTAACAGCTAATAATCTAAGAAAAGCTGGATATCAAACTTGGGAGAAACTCATACTCAA GGGTTCATCTTATTCGGGCAAATCAGCAGTGGTATACAAATCAAGTGAAAGAAAGAAGCTAGCGATGAGTGGGTATAAAATCATTGGGAACATGGGTGATCAATGGAGCGATCTCCTAGGGACTGATGTAGGCAACAGGACGTTCAAGATGCCTGACCCAATGTACTACATCAGTTGA
- the LOC18596041 gene encoding LOW QUALITY PROTEIN: probable mitochondrial-processing peptidase subunit alpha-1, mitochondrial (The sequence of the model RefSeq protein was modified relative to this genomic sequence to represent the inferred CDS: substituted 1 base at 1 genomic stop codon), translated as MYRTALSCFRAVKGRTGNLAAARYATSSAVASLETPLEGVSLPPALPDYVASSETKVKTLSNGVKIASEKLLTPAASIGLFINSGSIYETPISSGASHLLERMAFKSTTNRTHLRIVREVEAIGGNTSASASRECMAYTFDALKTYVPEMVELLIDCVRNPAFLDWEVNEELQKLKAELEEVSKNPERLILEAVHSTGYSGALANPLLAPESALDRLDSSILEEFVTENYTGTRMVLAASGIEHEELLQIAEPLLSDLPAGPYLEEPKSVYVGGDFRRQADAPVCFTIHQKXSVXXXXXXXXXGGGGSFSAGGPGKGMHSRLYLRVLNEYQQIQSFSAFNSIFNNTGLFGIYGSTSSDFVSKAVDIAAEELLLLAEGAVSRLMIKRAQEATKSAVLMNLESRMIVAEDIGRQILTYGERKSVQSFLKMVDEVTLRDIADMAKKILSSPLTMASYGDVINVPSYESVSSKFHAKRV; from the exons ATGTACAGAACTGCCCTTTCTTGTTTCAGGGCTGTGAAG GGCCGCACTGGCAATTTGGCAGCTGCCCGTTATGCAACTTCAAGTGCTGTTGCTTCTTTGGAGACACCATTAGAAGGCGTTTCCCTTCCACCTGCACTACCTGATTATGTTGCATCTAGTGAAACTAAGGTTAAAACTCTATCCAATGGTGTGAAAATAGCCTCAGAGAAATTACTG ACTCCTGCTGCCTCCATTGGCTTATTCATTAATTCTGGTTCCATTTATGAGACACCAATATCATCTGGTGCCTCCCACTTGCTGGAGCGGATGGCATTCAAGAGCACTACAAACCGCACCCACTTGCGCATTGTTAGGGAAGTTGAGGCAATTGGAGGTAATACATCAGCCTCGGCCTCTAGGGAGTGTATGGCATACACCTTTGATGCCCTTAAGACCTATGTTCCTGAAATGGTAGAATTGCTTATTGATTGCGTGAGAAACCCTGCCTTTTTGGATTGGGAGGTTAATGAAGag TTGCAAAAGTTGAAAGCTGAGTTGGAGGAAGTATCAAAAAATCCTGAGCGTTTAATTTTGGAGGCAGTTCACTCTACTGGTTATTCTGGTGCATTGGCTAATCCTCTTTTGGCACCTGAATCAGCGCTAGACAGATTGGACAGCAGTATTTTGGAAGAATTTGTTACT GAGAACTATACAGGGACTAGAATGGTCCTGGCAGCATCTGGCATTGAGCATGAAGAGCTTTTACAAATTGCTGAGCCACTTCTTTCTGACCTCCCAGCAGGACCCTACCTGGAAGAACCAAAATCTGTTTATGTTGGTGGCGATTTCCGTCGACAAGCTGATGCACCGGTGTGTTTTACTATTCATCAGAAATAAAGTGT NNNNNNNNNNNNNNNNNNNNNNNNNNNGGGAGGAGGTGGCTCATTTTCAGCTGGGGGTCCAGGGAAAGGGATGCACTCACGGCTAT ATCTCCGTGTATTGAATGAGTATCAGCAGAttcaatctttttctgcattcAACAGCATCTTCAATAATACTGGATTGTTTGGCATCTATGGTAGCACA AGCTCTGATTTTGTGTCAAAAGCAGTTGACATAGCAGCAGAAGAATTACTTTTATTGGCAGAAGGAGCAG TTTCTCGGCTAATGATAAAACGTGCACAAGAGGCCACAAAATCTGCAGTACTGATGAATCTAGAATCTAGA ATGATTGTGGCAGAAGATATTGGAAGGCAGATTTTAACATATGGAGAAAG GAAATCTGTACAATCGTTTTTAAAAATGGTAGATGAAGTCACTTTGCGCGACATTGCTGATATGGCTAAGAAGATTTTATCCTCACCTCTAACAATGGCATCGTATGGTGATG TTATTAATGTCCCAAGCTATGAGTCAGTTAGCAGCAAGTTTCATGCGAAACGAGTGTAA
- the LOC18596039 gene encoding secreted acidic protein 1A: MQWNQDSGLEKLDMFEKFEKGFEDQDKEGKEKKGDGEEDNREEEPGELSDESYSDDGDYNENEHFDDDEDDYNQEDGNDDEPI; this comes from the exons ATGCAATGGAATCAAGACTCAG GCTTGGAGAAATTAGATATGTTCGAGAAATTTGAAAAGGGTTTTGAG GATCAAGACaaagaaggaaaggaaaagaaaggtgATGGAGAAGAAGACAATAGAGAGGAAGAACCAGGAGAACTGTCTGATGAATCATACAGTGATGATGGAGATTATAATGAG AATGAAcattttgatgatgatgaagatgattaTAACCAAGAAGATGGCAATGATG ATGAACCTATATAG
- the LOC18596037 gene encoding 2-oxoglutarate-dependent dioxygenase AOP3: MAPQSAVRLPVIDLFDENSVPGTASWVSKCKDVRLALEEYGCFLTPYDKVSLQLQDQVFNSVQELFALPTEKKVQNTSDKPYFGYFKHPLIPLSESMGIDGPTVLEGTQSFTDLMWPNGNKRFCESVHTYAKLVSQLDRRVKYMVFESYGVGKYFDSHIDSTSYLLRLIKYRLPKEEETNNCGFPHTDKSFLTILHDNQVAGLEIKTKDGRWIGVEPSGSMFIVMAGDAFLAWSNGRVHSALHRVVTNGKKERYSLGFFSFSGETIRTPEELIDEAHPLLFKPFENIDLLRLYSLDDVRKYSQKFNDEAMCGA, translated from the exons ATGGCACCCCAGTCAGCTGTCAGGCTCCCAGTCATAGACCTTTTTGATGAGAATTCCGTGCCTGGAACTGCCTCTTGGGTCTCCAAATGCAAAGATGTTCGACTTGCGCTTGAGGAATATGGCTGCTTCCTAACACCTTATGACAAAGTTTCTTTACAGCTTCAGGATCAAGTCTTTAACTCCGTGCAAGAATTGTTTGCTCTTCCTACAGAAAAGAAGGTCCAAAACACTTCTGATAAACCTTACTTCGGCTACTTTAAACATCCATTGATTCCTCTCTCTGAAAGCATGGGCATTGATGGTCCAACCGTTCTTGAAGGAACTCAAAGTTTCACAGATCTCATGTGGCCTAATGGCAACAAAAGATTCTG TGAAAGTGTACATACGTACGCAAAGCTAGTATCCCAACTTGATCGAAGGGTGAAATACATGGTGTTTGAAAGTTACGGTGTAGGGAAGTACTTTGATTCTCACATCGATTCCACCAGTTATCTTCTTCGACTCATCAAATATAGACTACCCAAGGAAGAGGAAACTAATAACTGCGGCTTTCCACACACTGACAAGAGCTTCTTAACCATACTTCATGACAATCAAGTTGCCGGCCTGGAGATAAAAACTAAAGATGGCAGGTGGATTGGTGTTGAGCCCTCAGGTTCAATGTTCATAGTCATGGCCGGTGATGCATTCTTG GCATGGAGTAATGGAAGAGTACACTCCGCACTTCATCGTGTGGTTACGAATGGCAAGAAGGAAAGATATTCCCTTGGGTTTTTTTCGTTCAGCGGTGAGACCATACGAACGCCAGAGGAGCTGATCGATGAGGCTCATCCTTTGCTCTTTAAGccctttgaaaatattgacttACTCCGGCTCTATTCCCTTGATGATGTTCGGAAATATTCTCAAAAGTTTAACGACGAGGCCATGTGTGGTGCATAA